Proteins encoded together in one Desulfosporosinus meridiei DSM 13257 window:
- a CDS encoding sugar phosphate isomerase/epimerase family protein, which produces MTTSYPLGIFSWFGYVLPFPERLRLIKEAGFEATSIWWEDEDIPWPMKKESMPELVKDMGLILENLHVPYNESSEMWSENKSLRSGFIQRHIRWLEDCADYEIPMLVMHLTEGQITPKPNDFGAESMFELVRVAENLGVTIAIENTRRNDNVPYLLSKIPSGSLGFCFDSSHYFLTDKPDFHLLKNFGRRLVTTHLSDNDGLEDRHWLPEEGIIDWAQVARHFPTAYRGCLTLEAYPTAEERESPPQLFLKKALQRLKTLHSLLERESLPK; this is translated from the coding sequence ATGACAACTTCCTATCCTCTGGGTATTTTTTCCTGGTTCGGTTACGTACTTCCTTTTCCGGAACGACTTAGATTAATTAAGGAAGCCGGATTTGAGGCTACCTCTATCTGGTGGGAGGATGAGGACATCCCCTGGCCGATGAAGAAGGAGAGCATGCCTGAGTTGGTCAAAGATATGGGGCTTATCTTAGAAAACCTGCATGTACCTTATAATGAATCCAGCGAAATGTGGTCAGAGAACAAATCCCTGCGCTCGGGATTTATCCAAAGACATATCCGCTGGCTGGAGGATTGCGCAGACTACGAAATTCCCATGCTGGTAATGCATTTGACGGAGGGCCAGATCACGCCAAAGCCCAACGATTTTGGTGCCGAAAGCATGTTTGAACTCGTAAGGGTTGCTGAGAACCTGGGGGTGACCATCGCTATCGAAAACACCCGCCGCAATGATAATGTCCCCTATTTGCTTTCTAAAATTCCATCCGGCTCTTTGGGCTTTTGTTTTGATAGCTCTCATTACTTTCTAACGGATAAACCGGACTTCCATCTTCTTAAGAATTTTGGCCGACGACTTGTCACAACTCATCTGTCGGATAATGACGGTCTGGAGGATCGGCATTGGCTGCCTGAAGAGGGTATTATTGATTGGGCCCAAGTAGCCCGGCACTTTCCAACCGCTTATCGGGGATGCTTAACTTTGGAGGCCTATCCGACGGCGGAGGAGCGGGAAAGCCCACCCCAGTTATTTCTTAAAAAAGCTCTGCAAAGATTAAAAACTCTCCACAGTTTATTAGAGCGGGAAAGCTTGCCTAAATAG
- a CDS encoding iron ABC transporter substrate-binding protein, with amino-acid sequence MRKLTVQFLLLMMSLLLLTGCGGTESKQEGGTVPTTAQVQKQKITDLVGREVEFSVPAQRVVAIGPGALRLVTYIEGAAMMVGIEEVEKKSNPGRSYMMAYPDLKKLPSIGQGGPDTAPNEESLVSVKPDVIFVCTLVDKEKADQLQAKTGIPVVALSYGDLATFGDNLYRSLNLIGSIIGREKRAQEVVAYLKQNENDLGERTKGLAEGDRAKVYVGAVSMKGARGIESTQAQYPPFKYIGAKNVADETGKNGTVMIDKEKLISWNPDFLFLDAGGYALVTEDYQKNPAFYQSLQAMKNDRVYNLIPFNNYNPNIDTAFADAYYAGKVIFPEQFKDIDPIKKSDEIYQFLLGKPLYAEMAKDLGGFKKLELGK; translated from the coding sequence ATGAGAAAACTGACGGTACAATTCTTGCTTCTAATGATGTCCTTATTACTTTTAACGGGATGTGGAGGAACTGAAAGTAAGCAGGAAGGGGGCACAGTTCCCACAACAGCCCAGGTTCAAAAACAAAAGATTACGGATCTAGTCGGCAGGGAAGTTGAGTTTTCGGTTCCGGCGCAAAGGGTCGTGGCCATCGGGCCGGGGGCATTACGGTTAGTGACTTATATCGAAGGAGCAGCCATGATGGTTGGGATCGAAGAGGTTGAGAAGAAATCAAACCCGGGAAGATCCTACATGATGGCTTATCCTGACTTAAAGAAGCTGCCCAGTATTGGTCAGGGAGGACCGGATACTGCACCCAACGAGGAAAGTTTGGTTAGTGTCAAGCCGGACGTGATTTTTGTCTGTACTCTTGTCGATAAAGAAAAGGCTGATCAATTGCAAGCCAAAACAGGTATTCCCGTAGTCGCTTTAAGCTATGGGGACTTAGCGACCTTTGGTGATAATCTATATCGTTCTCTTAATTTAATCGGTTCGATCATAGGCCGGGAGAAGCGGGCCCAAGAGGTGGTTGCTTATCTTAAACAAAATGAAAATGATTTGGGAGAACGGACGAAAGGTCTTGCCGAAGGGGACAGAGCAAAAGTTTATGTAGGTGCTGTGAGCATGAAAGGAGCACGTGGGATTGAAAGCACTCAAGCACAATACCCGCCATTTAAGTACATTGGGGCAAAAAATGTTGCTGATGAAACAGGCAAAAACGGAACCGTTATGATCGATAAGGAAAAACTCATCAGCTGGAATCCGGATTTTCTGTTTCTTGATGCCGGGGGGTATGCCCTGGTTACAGAAGACTATCAGAAAAACCCTGCTTTCTACCAGTCCTTGCAGGCCATGAAAAATGACCGGGTATATAATTTGATTCCCTTTAACAACTATAACCCTAATATCGACACGGCATTTGCCGACGCCTATTACGCAGGAAAAGTAATCTTTCCGGAACAGTTTAAAGACATCGATCCGATTAAGAAAAGTGATGAAATTTATCAGTTCCTGCTGGGCAAGCCCCTGTATGCAGAAATGGCCAAAGATTTAGGCGGATTTAAAAAGCTGGAACTGGGAAAGTGA
- a CDS encoding FecCD family ABC transporter permease — protein sequence MVHNESVLDSGTTNHYLNYTWKKKLIFLSLAAMTGVLALYAISAGSAELSPWQVLLTLLGQTEGQSQIIIWSIRLPRVLSAMVAGIGLATAGSVMQTILRNPLASPSTLGIAQGAAFGAALAIIGLGAGSTPSTGGGALLINNPYIVTISAFIAAMLTTLIILFLAQYKGVSPESMVLAGVALGSLFSAATMLLQYFTNDVNVAAVVFWTFGDIGRAAWGELGIMTCVVCGSLIFFLFNRWNYNALDSGAETAKGLGVNVEKTRQWGMFFASLITATVVSFLGIIAFIGLVAPHLVKRLIGGDNRFLIPASGIMGALLLLAADTLARRIIAPVVLPVGAVTSFLGAPLFLYLLVRGAKLR from the coding sequence TTGGTTCATAATGAAAGTGTACTGGATAGCGGGACTACAAACCATTATTTGAACTATACTTGGAAGAAAAAATTAATCTTCTTGAGTCTGGCGGCTATGACAGGAGTCCTCGCTCTCTATGCCATCAGCGCCGGCTCAGCAGAGCTCTCCCCCTGGCAAGTCTTATTAACCTTACTCGGTCAAACAGAGGGGCAGTCTCAAATTATTATCTGGTCAATCCGCCTGCCTCGTGTGCTGTCAGCCATGGTCGCCGGCATAGGTTTGGCAACTGCTGGTTCTGTGATGCAAACAATCCTCAGAAATCCCTTAGCATCTCCCAGTACTCTGGGCATTGCACAAGGCGCAGCCTTTGGGGCGGCTCTGGCCATCATAGGTCTGGGAGCAGGCAGTACTCCAAGTACCGGCGGTGGAGCCCTGCTCATAAATAACCCCTATATTGTCACGATTTCTGCCTTTATAGCAGCAATGCTCACGACATTGATTATTCTGTTTTTGGCTCAATATAAGGGAGTGTCACCAGAATCAATGGTCTTGGCCGGAGTTGCCCTGGGATCTCTTTTTTCGGCGGCCACCATGCTCCTGCAGTATTTTACTAATGATGTCAATGTGGCCGCGGTGGTTTTTTGGACCTTCGGGGATATCGGGCGGGCCGCCTGGGGAGAGTTAGGGATTATGACCTGTGTGGTCTGCGGATCCTTAATCTTTTTCCTCTTTAACCGCTGGAATTACAATGCCTTGGACAGTGGGGCAGAGACTGCCAAGGGTCTAGGCGTCAACGTAGAGAAAACGAGACAGTGGGGGATGTTCTTTGCCTCTTTGATTACAGCTACCGTCGTGTCCTTTTTAGGAATTATCGCCTTCATAGGTCTCGTGGCTCCCCACCTGGTGAAGCGCTTGATTGGCGGAGATAATCGCTTTCTGATACCGGCCTCTGGAATTATGGGGGCCTTGTTGCTGCTGGCAGCAGATACTTTGGCCAGAAGGATCATCGCCCCTGTGGTTTTGCCTGTAGGGGCAGTAACTTCTTTTCTCGGCGCACCCCTTTTCCTTTATCTGCTGGTGAGGGGGGCTAAACTGCGATGA
- a CDS encoding ABC transporter ATP-binding protein — MILAVNGVEFSYSSRIILDKVGFSVQKGEFLSILGNNGAGKSTLLKTLNRILLPQKGSILLDNQEVSKLSRLAIALKMAYVSQHYESNRQTVFDAVLLGRKPHIKWEAAASDLALVQGVLAKTGLEEYALRYLDELSGGELQKVIIARALAQEPEVLLLDEPTSNLDLRNQIEVLRTIQTAAKEKNIAVVAVMHDLNLALRFSDKFLLLQNTQVFAAGGPEVMTAANISQAYGVPVSVERVQNQMVVIPT; from the coding sequence ATGATCTTAGCTGTTAACGGGGTAGAATTTAGCTACAGCTCCCGCATAATCCTGGATAAGGTGGGCTTTTCTGTGCAAAAAGGGGAGTTTCTCTCCATTTTAGGGAACAATGGTGCAGGCAAATCCACCCTGCTCAAGACTTTGAACAGAATTTTACTGCCCCAAAAAGGCAGTATCTTATTGGACAACCAAGAGGTGTCTAAGCTGAGTCGCTTGGCTATAGCGCTAAAGATGGCCTACGTCTCCCAGCACTACGAGAGCAATCGGCAAACTGTCTTTGATGCAGTCTTATTAGGCCGCAAGCCTCATATAAAGTGGGAGGCCGCAGCCTCAGATTTGGCTTTGGTCCAAGGGGTATTGGCCAAAACCGGACTGGAAGAGTATGCTCTTCGCTACTTAGATGAACTGAGCGGAGGGGAACTGCAGAAGGTGATTATTGCCAGGGCCTTGGCTCAAGAACCTGAGGTACTGTTATTAGATGAGCCTACCAGCAACTTGGATTTAAGGAATCAAATCGAAGTGTTGAGAACCATTCAAACTGCCGCTAAGGAAAAAAATATTGCGGTAGTTGCTGTAATGCACGATTTAAATCTGGCTTTACGCTTCTCAGATAAGTTTCTGTTATTGCAGAACACCCAGGTCTTTGCCGCCGGAGGCCCGGAAGTGATGACGGCAGCAAATATCTCTCAGGCTTATGGAGTTCCGGTAAGTGTGGAGCGGGTACAGAATCAGATGGTCGTGATTCCAACTTAA